In a single window of the Magnolia sinica isolate HGM2019 chromosome 7, MsV1, whole genome shotgun sequence genome:
- the LOC131251026 gene encoding dihydropyrimidinase-like isoform X1: MAAAAELLSLSLSLREIASDRKSLLSQTLEVHRLVLITIVFLLSFSLFPIAQSQQIPEFYGGVGYVDPNCGPQGSQLKILIKGGTVVNAHHQEVADVYIEDGIIVSVGPNMKVSDDVTVLDATGKYVMPGGIDPHTHLAMEFMGTETIDDFFSGQAAALAGGTTMHIDFVIPVNGSLTAGYESYLSKAKISCMDYGFHMAITKFDEVVSKEMELMVKEKGINSFKFFLAYKGSLMISDELLLQGLEKCKSLGALAMVHAENGDGVAAGQKRMIDLGITGPEGHALSRPPVLEGEATGRAIRLASFVNTPLYIVHVMSTDAMEEIAKAKKSGQRVIGETVVSGLVLDDSWLWHPDFTTAAKYVMSPPIRKLGHDKALQAALSMGILQLVGTDHCTFNSTQKAFGIDDFRKIPNGVNGIGERMHLIWDTMVESGRISVTDYVKITSTECARIFNIYPRKGAILVGSDADIIILNPNSSFKITANTHHSRSDTNVYEGQKGKGKVEVTISRGRVVWEDGKLKVEPGSGRYIKMPPFGYIFDGISKADAAYLSSLHAPVKRLTAAA; encoded by the exons ATGGCAGCAGCAGCGGAGcttctttcactctctctctcgttGCGAGAAATAGCGTCAGATCGAAAATCTCTCCTTTCTCAAACCCTCGAAGTTCATCGTCTCGTTCTCATCACGATCGTATTtctcctttccttctctctctttccgaTCGCCCAATCTCAGCAAATCCCAGAG TTCTATGGTGGCGTCGGATACGTTGACCCGAACTGCGGCCCGCAGGGGTCACAGTTGAAGATCTTGATCAAGGGCGGGACTGTTGTTAATGCTCATCATCAGGAGGTCGCTGATGTTTACATCGAGGATGGGATTATTGTCtctgtgggtcccaacatgaag GTTAGTGATGATGTAACTGTACTTGATGCTACAGGGAAGTATGTCATGCCAG GAGGAATAGACCCTCACACGCACCTAGCAATGGAGTTTATGGGCACTGAGACTATCGATGACTTCTTCAGCGGTCAGGCTGCTGCATTAGCAGGGGGAACGACGATGCACATAGACTTTGTAATACCAGTCAATGGAAGTTTAACTGCTGGCTATGAATCCTACTTGAGTAAAGCAAAAATCTCGTGTATGGATTATGGGTTTCATATGGCCATCACAAAATTTGATGAAGTTGTCTCGAAAGAGATGGAACTCATGGTTAAGGAGAAAG GTATAAACTCTTTCAAATTCTTTCTGGCCTACAAAGGGTCTCTTATGATCAGCGATGAACTTCTGTTGCAAGGATTGGAGAAGTGCAAGTCCCTTGGTGCCTTAGCTATGGTTCATGCTGAAAATGGAGATGGAGTCGCCGCAGGGCAGAAGAGGATGATAGATCTTGGTATAACAGGCCCAGAGGGGCATGCACTTTCCAGGCCTCCAGTG CTGGAAGGAGAGGCAACTGGAAGAGCTATCCGCTTGGCAAGTTTTGTGAATACACCTTTATATATAGTTCATGTCATGAGCACTGATGCCATGGAGGAGATTGCTAAGGCTAAAAAATCAG GGCAGAGGGTCATTGGAGAAACTGTCGTCTCTGGGCTGGTCCTTGATGATTCTTGGCTTTGGCACCCTGACTTCACCACTGCAGCCAA GTATGTGATGAGTCCTCCAATTAGGAAATTGGGACATGATAAGGCCCTTCAAGCTGCCCTTTCAATGGGAATTTTGCAG CTTGTAGGAACAGATCATTGTACATTCAACTCCACACAGAAAGCTTTTGGAATTGATGACTTTCGGAAGATCCCAAATGGTGTCAATG GTATTGGAGAGAGGATGCATCTGATCTGGGATACAATGGTG GAATCTGGTAGAATATCAGTAACTGATTATGTGAAAATAACAAGCACCGAATG TGCCCGTATATTCAACATATACCCAAGGAAAGGAGCAATACTTGTTGGATCTGATGCTGATATAATCATTCTGAACCccaattcaagcttcaaaataaCTGCGAACACACACCACTCAAGATCGGATACAAATGTCTATGAAGGGCAGAAAGGCAAG GGTAAAGTGGAAGTCACGATTTCAAGAGGAAGAGTCGTATGGGAAGACGGCAAACTCAAGGTCGAGCCTGGCTCTGGAAGGTACATAAAAATGCCACCCTTTGGTTATATTTTTGATGGCATCAGCAAGGCGGATGCTGCATATCTGTCTTCCCTCCATGCCCCTGTTAAGCGATTGACAGCAGCCGCCTGA
- the LOC131251026 gene encoding dihydropyrimidinase-like isoform X2 encodes MAAAAELLSLSLSLREIASDRKSLLSQTLEVHRLVLITIVFLLSFSLFPIAQSQQIPEFYGGVGYVDPNCGPQGSQLKILIKGGTVVNAHHQEVADVYIEDGIIVSVGPNMKVSDDVTVLDATGKYVMPGGIDPHTHLAMEFMGTETIDDFFSGQAAALAGGTTMHIDFVIPVNGSLTAGYESYLSKAKISCMDYGFHMAITKFDEVVSKEMELMVKEKGINSFKFFLAYKGSLMISDELLLQGLEKCKSLGALAMVHAENGDGVAAGQKRMIDLGITGPEGHALSRPPVLEGEATGRAIRLASFVNTPLYIVHVMSTDAMEEIAKAKKSGQRVIGETVVSGLVLDDSWLWHPDFTTAAKYVMSPPIRKLGHDKALQAALSMGILQLVGTDHCTFNSTQKAFGIDDFRKIPNGVNGIGERMHLIWDTMVESGRISVTDYVKITSTEWVKWKSRFQEEESYGKTANSRSSLALEGT; translated from the exons ATGGCAGCAGCAGCGGAGcttctttcactctctctctcgttGCGAGAAATAGCGTCAGATCGAAAATCTCTCCTTTCTCAAACCCTCGAAGTTCATCGTCTCGTTCTCATCACGATCGTATTtctcctttccttctctctctttccgaTCGCCCAATCTCAGCAAATCCCAGAG TTCTATGGTGGCGTCGGATACGTTGACCCGAACTGCGGCCCGCAGGGGTCACAGTTGAAGATCTTGATCAAGGGCGGGACTGTTGTTAATGCTCATCATCAGGAGGTCGCTGATGTTTACATCGAGGATGGGATTATTGTCtctgtgggtcccaacatgaag GTTAGTGATGATGTAACTGTACTTGATGCTACAGGGAAGTATGTCATGCCAG GAGGAATAGACCCTCACACGCACCTAGCAATGGAGTTTATGGGCACTGAGACTATCGATGACTTCTTCAGCGGTCAGGCTGCTGCATTAGCAGGGGGAACGACGATGCACATAGACTTTGTAATACCAGTCAATGGAAGTTTAACTGCTGGCTATGAATCCTACTTGAGTAAAGCAAAAATCTCGTGTATGGATTATGGGTTTCATATGGCCATCACAAAATTTGATGAAGTTGTCTCGAAAGAGATGGAACTCATGGTTAAGGAGAAAG GTATAAACTCTTTCAAATTCTTTCTGGCCTACAAAGGGTCTCTTATGATCAGCGATGAACTTCTGTTGCAAGGATTGGAGAAGTGCAAGTCCCTTGGTGCCTTAGCTATGGTTCATGCTGAAAATGGAGATGGAGTCGCCGCAGGGCAGAAGAGGATGATAGATCTTGGTATAACAGGCCCAGAGGGGCATGCACTTTCCAGGCCTCCAGTG CTGGAAGGAGAGGCAACTGGAAGAGCTATCCGCTTGGCAAGTTTTGTGAATACACCTTTATATATAGTTCATGTCATGAGCACTGATGCCATGGAGGAGATTGCTAAGGCTAAAAAATCAG GGCAGAGGGTCATTGGAGAAACTGTCGTCTCTGGGCTGGTCCTTGATGATTCTTGGCTTTGGCACCCTGACTTCACCACTGCAGCCAA GTATGTGATGAGTCCTCCAATTAGGAAATTGGGACATGATAAGGCCCTTCAAGCTGCCCTTTCAATGGGAATTTTGCAG CTTGTAGGAACAGATCATTGTACATTCAACTCCACACAGAAAGCTTTTGGAATTGATGACTTTCGGAAGATCCCAAATGGTGTCAATG GTATTGGAGAGAGGATGCATCTGATCTGGGATACAATGGTG GAATCTGGTAGAATATCAGTAACTGATTATGTGAAAATAACAAGCACCGAATG GGTAAAGTGGAAGTCACGATTTCAAGAGGAAGAGTCGTATGGGAAGACGGCAAACTCAAGGTCGAGCCTGGCTCTGGAAGGTACATAA
- the LOC131251953 gene encoding uncharacterized protein LOC131251953 — MDQRRESNGLMSVPQFGGWDQKVGDATDYSMIFSRARENKKQRKKTDFNPSNGNEEQHTVVPPQQQDSPSSVQRKKRILSYFKCCIKPIDLPNQNH; from the exons AGTAATGGCTTGATGTCTGTTCCacaatttggagggtgggatCAAAAGGTGGGCGATGCAACCGATTACTCCATGATTTTCTCACGAGCTCGGGAGAATAAGAAGCAAAGGAAAAAAACTGATTTCAATCCATCCAACGGCAACGAAGAGCAGCACACCGTCGTCCCACCCCAACAGCAAGATTCACCATCATCA GTGCAGAGAAAGAAGAGGATTTTGAGCTACTTCAAGTGCTGTATAAAGCCAATTGATCTGCCCAATCAGAAccattga